Proteins from a single region of Alloscardovia omnicolens:
- a CDS encoding class I SAM-dependent methyltransferase, giving the protein MRLKKDNSEQKLRGAYYTPLQLANAMVNLCVSEDIHTVLEPSCGDGVFLDSLSRLNLIEKIGTIDAVEIEQEEAEKVQNNYCNYHNVHILHEDFFEFYSRMISAHRQYDLILGNPPYIRYQYLTETQRELQSNILTSHGMKANKLINAWVAFLVACVQLLSENGRIAFVIPAEILQVAYAEELRLFLSEHLAKITLITFEQLIFPDIEQEVVVLIGEKGSTEKGIRIFEVNNLSDFETLDLHQNEFQKMQHVKEKWTRYFTTAKEMELIQTIRNDKRFAKFADYGTINVGITTGNNRYFSISEELCDEYDLENVTLPLIGRSSHAHGIFFTDEDWEKNKASGKNARLVSFPDIPIADYPERHKAYITLGEANGENKGYKCSIRNRWYIVPSVWVPDAFFLRRNNLYPKFVLNSCNAVSTDTMHRMRFNPNVKPENILLAYYNSISFAFTEICGRSYGGGVLEILPGEMGNIMLPKLDDIDEETCQSLLNRIDIIVREGNDIERALDIVDKEILIDGLGIDAEWCEKCRIIWKKLQRRRLGRG; this is encoded by the coding sequence ATGAGGCTCAAGAAAGACAATTCTGAACAGAAATTGAGAGGGGCTTATTATACGCCGTTGCAACTTGCAAACGCAATGGTAAATCTTTGTGTCTCTGAGGACATCCATACTGTCCTCGAACCGAGCTGTGGAGACGGCGTATTTCTTGATAGCCTTAGTCGTCTGAATCTAATTGAAAAGATAGGAACTATTGATGCAGTGGAAATTGAGCAGGAAGAGGCCGAAAAAGTTCAGAATAATTATTGCAACTATCATAATGTTCATATCTTGCACGAAGATTTTTTTGAGTTTTATTCTCGAATGATTAGTGCCCACAGGCAGTATGACCTCATCTTAGGGAACCCTCCGTACATTCGATATCAATACCTCACAGAAACTCAAAGAGAACTCCAATCAAATATCCTTACATCACATGGCATGAAAGCAAATAAGCTCATTAACGCATGGGTGGCTTTTCTGGTGGCCTGCGTTCAATTACTGTCTGAAAACGGGAGAATAGCATTTGTTATTCCTGCCGAAATCCTACAGGTGGCTTATGCAGAGGAATTGCGACTTTTTCTTTCCGAGCATCTTGCGAAGATTACGTTGATTACATTTGAACAGCTTATTTTTCCTGATATTGAGCAAGAAGTCGTTGTTTTGATTGGAGAAAAAGGCTCAACAGAAAAAGGCATTCGTATCTTTGAGGTGAATAATCTGTCAGACTTTGAAACACTTGACCTGCATCAGAATGAATTCCAAAAGATGCAGCATGTAAAAGAAAAATGGACAAGATACTTCACAACAGCAAAAGAGATGGAACTGATCCAAACCATCCGCAACGATAAAAGATTTGCGAAGTTTGCCGATTATGGGACCATTAACGTAGGTATCACTACTGGCAACAATCGCTACTTTTCAATTTCAGAAGAGCTCTGTGATGAATATGACCTAGAAAATGTTACGCTTCCGCTGATTGGAAGGAGCTCTCATGCTCATGGAATATTCTTTACTGACGAAGATTGGGAGAAAAACAAAGCATCTGGGAAAAATGCTCGGCTTGTAAGTTTTCCAGATATTCCAATTGCGGACTACCCGGAGCGGCATAAAGCGTACATAACGTTGGGAGAAGCCAATGGTGAAAATAAAGGGTACAAATGCTCAATTAGAAATCGCTGGTATATAGTTCCATCTGTGTGGGTGCCAGATGCATTCTTCCTTCGTAGGAACAATCTCTATCCCAAATTTGTACTGAATAGTTGCAATGCGGTATCGACCGACACAATGCATCGTATGAGATTCAATCCGAATGTAAAGCCAGAAAATATCCTTCTCGCATACTATAACAGTATTTCATTTGCCTTTACAGAAATCTGCGGACGCAGCTATGGTGGCGGCGTTCTTGAGATATTGCCTGGAGAAATGGGAAACATTATGCTTCCCAAACTTGATGATATTGATGAAGAAACATGTCAATCTTTACTAAATCGGATTGATATAATCGTTCGCGAGGGTAATGACATTGAAAGAGCCCTCGACATCGTTGATAAAGAAATTCTCATTGATGGTCTTGGCATCGATGCTGAATGGTGCGAAAAATGCAGAATCATATGGAAGAAGTTACAGAGACGAAGGTTGGGTAGAGGCTAA
- a CDS encoding DUF5966 family protein: MKQIDVLDRALKERYLFTEDLATNGIWSFTSFYLVFNILMVLGIVTKVI, from the coding sequence ATGAAACAAATTGATGTATTAGACAGAGCGCTAAAAGAGCGATACCTTTTCACTGAAGATTTAGCGACCAATGGTATTTGGAGTTTTACGAGTTTTTATCTTGTCTTTAATATCCTCATGGTACTTGGGATTGTGACAAAAGTAATTTGA
- a CDS encoding Eco57I restriction-modification methylase domain-containing protein translates to MNNVEKLKDLANRFQANLAYYKDARNNYNEHSCRIEFIDPLLKILGWDVANEKGLAPQYREVIAENYSTPTDRPDYTMTLRGVAKFFVEAKKPAVDIARVTAPAFQTRKYGWNANHRIAVLTNFEYLAIYDTCYIPKEEDGCAAARYRIFHFSEYADQYYEIASLISRDIVYSGEFDKYLDENFPATGSEKQQVDTLFLKQINEWRVSLSNELYRKGGRYKSLEVLNDVVQEFINQIVFLRICEDKSLPLYHKLQDTVSDSKQLQAKLEELFRSADRRYNSGLFSGDDIVFDLSSAIISEMIKGLYYPQSPYLFNIIEPNLLGKIYELFLTEQLVLLPEGTIGLGKKKDCLNKSVVTTPTEIVKYMVEKTLSRVCEGKTPAEILNVRIADIACGSGVFLEEAFSYLQNYCVQKYLANGEKEHLLEIGNGSYKLPLDEKKRILCSCIYGIDIDIHAVEVAKFSLLVKLIENETAPSVVDETPILPDISTNILFGNSLVSDEELQGIRTSADELIEMVPFDWNSINSGNPFSVIIGNPPYVNTEGMHALLPVPEVEIYKKKYKTSHKQFDKYFIFIEQAIRKIAENGYICYIVPNKFFKIGAGEKLRALISKDQTLVSLDDFGDAQLFEDKTIYSSILLLQKKKRDTFIYSSIDSANRLWSGEEVRKIELNASILNKLPWRLTTDIEFLEMLQKLDPISVSLTKHAEIFNGIQTSAERPTPIYWFSTEDIIGESQDTIEIRRDGHNYTIEKAILRPYFKPTRHDERGLNSYSVLQTDKRIIFPYDSEGHLIPIDVMKMSYPGTYAYLEAHYDRLVPKCVSDSGVRDVPNATEDTWYQYGRTQALTAFINTQKLIVGVLSKEPMYILDNNDILIASGGTAGYCAVSKKADSPYALEYIQAWLTNPITEKILEVVGSDFEGGFIARGTFVLSTLPFVELDFENAIQKGIYNRVVEASREVYEINTNLSSRPAKRITRLLQARKNALIKEIEGLIAKVYRLDF, encoded by the coding sequence ATGAATAATGTTGAAAAGCTGAAAGATCTTGCCAACCGTTTTCAAGCAAATCTAGCATATTACAAAGATGCCAGAAATAATTACAATGAACACTCTTGTCGCATTGAATTCATTGATCCTCTTTTGAAAATCCTCGGATGGGATGTTGCTAATGAAAAGGGTCTTGCACCACAATATCGTGAGGTAATTGCTGAAAACTATTCAACACCGACGGATCGTCCAGACTATACAATGACGTTAAGAGGTGTTGCAAAATTTTTTGTTGAAGCTAAAAAGCCCGCGGTTGATATTGCAAGAGTAACTGCCCCAGCTTTTCAGACACGGAAGTACGGCTGGAATGCCAATCACAGAATTGCTGTTCTTACGAATTTTGAATACCTGGCGATATATGATACTTGCTACATTCCTAAAGAGGAAGATGGATGTGCCGCGGCACGTTATCGAATCTTCCATTTTTCTGAATATGCAGACCAGTATTATGAGATTGCCTCCCTCATTTCAAGAGACATAGTTTATTCTGGCGAATTTGATAAGTATTTAGATGAAAATTTTCCTGCAACAGGCAGTGAGAAACAGCAGGTAGATACCCTGTTCTTAAAACAAATCAATGAATGGCGAGTTTCACTGAGTAATGAGCTTTATAGAAAAGGCGGACGTTATAAGTCGCTTGAAGTTCTGAATGATGTCGTTCAGGAGTTTATTAATCAGATTGTTTTCCTTCGGATTTGTGAAGATAAGAGTCTACCTCTGTATCACAAGCTCCAAGATACAGTTTCTGATTCAAAACAACTTCAAGCAAAGCTTGAGGAACTGTTCCGCTCTGCCGACCGTCGTTACAACTCTGGCTTATTCTCTGGAGACGATATTGTTTTTGACCTGTCCAGCGCCATAATTTCTGAAATGATAAAGGGACTCTATTACCCGCAGAGCCCCTATTTGTTCAACATTATTGAGCCAAACCTCCTTGGAAAGATTTATGAACTGTTCCTGACGGAACAACTGGTTCTTCTCCCAGAGGGCACAATTGGGCTAGGTAAAAAGAAGGACTGTCTCAATAAATCAGTAGTCACAACTCCGACGGAGATTGTGAAGTATATGGTTGAAAAGACTTTGAGCAGAGTCTGCGAAGGAAAGACGCCAGCAGAAATATTGAATGTCCGAATCGCTGACATAGCCTGTGGATCAGGAGTTTTCCTTGAAGAAGCATTTTCTTATCTGCAAAATTATTGCGTTCAGAAATATCTCGCCAATGGAGAGAAAGAACACTTACTTGAGATTGGAAACGGCTCGTACAAACTCCCCCTCGACGAAAAGAAGCGTATTCTCTGTTCTTGCATTTACGGTATTGACATAGACATTCATGCCGTCGAAGTGGCAAAATTCTCGCTTCTAGTAAAGCTGATTGAAAATGAAACAGCCCCTTCTGTTGTGGATGAAACACCTATACTGCCTGACATAAGCACAAATATACTCTTCGGTAATTCACTCGTAAGTGATGAGGAGCTACAGGGAATAAGGACATCTGCTGATGAGTTGATAGAGATGGTTCCGTTTGACTGGAATTCCATCAACAGCGGTAACCCGTTTAGCGTAATCATTGGAAATCCTCCCTATGTTAATACAGAGGGAATGCACGCGCTACTTCCAGTTCCAGAAGTTGAAATATACAAAAAGAAGTATAAGACTTCCCATAAGCAATTTGATAAGTATTTCATCTTCATTGAGCAGGCTATTCGTAAAATTGCGGAAAATGGATATATTTGCTATATCGTTCCGAACAAATTCTTCAAAATCGGAGCAGGAGAAAAGCTACGGGCTTTGATATCAAAAGATCAAACACTTGTAAGTCTTGATGATTTTGGTGATGCCCAGCTTTTTGAGGATAAGACGATTTATAGCTCGATATTGCTTCTTCAAAAAAAGAAACGGGATACATTTATATATTCAAGTATTGATTCTGCAAACAGACTTTGGTCTGGCGAAGAAGTGAGAAAAATTGAATTAAATGCCTCTATCCTGAATAAACTTCCGTGGCGTCTGACAACTGATATAGAATTTCTTGAAATGCTCCAAAAGTTAGATCCAATATCGGTTTCTCTCACAAAGCATGCCGAGATTTTCAATGGGATTCAAACAAGCGCCGAGCGACCCACTCCAATATATTGGTTCTCTACAGAAGACATTATTGGCGAGAGCCAGGATACTATTGAAATCCGCAGGGATGGCCATAATTATACGATTGAAAAGGCAATACTGCGCCCGTATTTTAAGCCTACACGTCATGACGAGCGTGGATTAAATTCGTATAGTGTTTTGCAGACAGATAAGCGTATTATCTTCCCATATGACAGTGAAGGGCATCTTATTCCAATCGACGTAATGAAGATGTCTTATCCTGGAACATACGCCTATCTTGAAGCACACTATGACCGATTGGTTCCGAAATGCGTATCCGATTCGGGTGTTCGTGATGTTCCTAATGCAACGGAAGACACGTGGTATCAATACGGAAGAACTCAGGCATTGACGGCATTCATCAATACACAGAAACTGATAGTTGGTGTTCTTAGTAAAGAGCCGATGTATATTCTTGACAATAACGACATCTTAATTGCCTCTGGCGGTACCGCTGGATACTGTGCCGTTAGTAAAAAGGCAGATAGCCCCTATGCTCTTGAGTATATTCAGGCATGGCTTACTAATCCAATTACAGAGAAAATTCTTGAGGTTGTAGGAAGCGATTTTGAAGGCGGCTTCATTGCACGTGGCACGTTCGTTCTTTCGACACTTCCGTTTGTAGAGCTGGATTTTGAAAATGCCATTCAGAAAGGCATCTATAATCGTGTCGTTGAAGCCAGCAGAGAGGTTTATGAAATAAACACTAACCTTTCAAGCCGTCCCGCAAAACGCATTACAAGACTTCTTCAAGCTCGGAAAAACGCATTGATAAAGGAAATAGAAGGACTGATTGCTAAAGTATATCGGTTAGATTTTTAA
- a CDS encoding GIY-YIG nuclease family protein: MARGKSINLFLMDGTPSGLIKSTLANWTGLAYKIPRTLLAQAKHIDFLNQTGVYFLFGEDEETGNPQCYVGQAGIRKNGKGIHCRLDEHKRSAKEGWWTAAIAFTTSNNSFGPTEISYLENRFYNMAAEAGRYQTKNGNDPNPGNITEEKESELEEYIDYAKIVMGALGYKLFEPLREMSQAQELEPESASNEPVLYLKYGQAQATGQRTAEGFVVFAGSRISLQLTKSAGKAVEKHRERYAEKIDQQGILLTDLLFSSPSAAASFVGGASLNGNAFWKTEDGTSLGQLEG; this comes from the coding sequence ATGGCACGAGGTAAAAGTATAAATCTATTTCTAATGGACGGCACTCCAAGTGGTCTCATTAAGAGCACCCTAGCTAATTGGACAGGACTTGCATACAAGATTCCACGCACCCTTCTTGCTCAAGCCAAGCACATTGACTTCCTCAACCAGACGGGCGTTTACTTCTTATTTGGTGAGGATGAAGAAACAGGCAATCCGCAGTGTTATGTGGGACAAGCTGGAATTCGCAAGAATGGCAAGGGCATTCATTGTCGTCTCGATGAGCATAAACGTTCTGCTAAAGAAGGCTGGTGGACAGCAGCTATTGCATTCACCACATCAAATAACAGCTTCGGCCCTACAGAGATTAGCTACCTAGAAAACCGTTTCTATAACATGGCAGCAGAAGCTGGACGCTACCAAACAAAAAATGGAAACGATCCTAATCCTGGCAACATCACCGAGGAGAAGGAAAGCGAGCTAGAAGAGTACATCGATTACGCCAAGATTGTCATGGGCGCATTGGGCTATAAGCTCTTTGAGCCGCTTAGAGAAATGTCCCAGGCGCAAGAACTGGAGCCAGAGTCCGCAAGCAATGAACCCGTTCTCTATCTTAAGTACGGTCAAGCGCAAGCCACAGGCCAGCGCACAGCTGAGGGCTTTGTTGTATTTGCTGGCAGTCGCATTTCACTTCAACTGACGAAGAGTGCAGGCAAGGCTGTGGAAAAACATCGAGAGCGTTATGCTGAGAAAATCGACCAGCAAGGCATCTTGCTTACCGACCTATTGTTCTCTAGCCCCTCCGCAGCAGCGAGCTTTGTTGGTGGTGCGAGCTTGAATGGAAACGCCTTCTGGAAGACGGAGGATGGAACGTCGCTTGGCCAACTGGAAGGCTAG
- a CDS encoding RDD family protein, translating into MYKENNKIDFLTRVKELFIDWLIISAYLVFLFIICILFYKWILKGIPTFTHIQSQIIVFVSSIMPIVLYFTYLDYNGGSIGKRKMKLKLVYKNKNYSSALVRNIIKFLPWQLGHMGTIRGMYTGFDTISIVLEVLAVGLLLLLFLMGTIRNDRRHLGDLIAKTQVLI; encoded by the coding sequence ATGTATAAAGAAAATAATAAAATAGACTTTTTAACCAGAGTGAAAGAACTTTTTATAGACTGGTTGATCATAAGTGCATACCTAGTATTTCTATTTATCATTTGCATTTTATTTTACAAATGGATATTAAAAGGAATTCCTACATTTACACATATACAATCTCAGATTATTGTGTTTGTTTCATCCATTATGCCGATTGTACTTTATTTTACTTATCTTGATTATAATGGTGGAAGTATTGGAAAAAGAAAGATGAAACTAAAACTGGTTTATAAAAATAAAAACTATAGCTCTGCTTTAGTACGAAACATAATAAAATTCTTACCATGGCAATTAGGTCATATGGGGACTATTAGGGGAATGTATACAGGCTTTGATACCATTAGTATAGTTTTAGAAGTATTAGCAGTTGGCCTCCTGTTACTTTTATTTTTAATGGGAACTATAAGAAATGATAGAAGACATTTAGGGGATTTAATTGCTAAAACTCAAGTTTTAATATAA
- a CDS encoding helix-turn-helix transcriptional regulator yields MHLTFKPLWKLLIDKEMSREQLKELSGLSSATMAKLSKDGTVTTPTLVRICEALDCELNEICEVIKEENK; encoded by the coding sequence ATGCATTTGACCTTTAAACCCTTATGGAAGCTCCTCATTGATAAGGAAATGAGTAGAGAGCAACTGAAAGAATTGTCAGGGCTATCGAGCGCAACCATGGCAAAGCTTAGTAAAGATGGGACCGTAACCACGCCAACATTGGTGAGGATTTGCGAAGCTTTGGATTGTGAGCTTAACGAAATTTGTGAGGTCATCAAGGAGGAAAACAAGTAA
- a CDS encoding ABC-three component system protein encodes MKFFEFAHAVRPLVPGSLNRSNYLRELVSMLTSVPESELGHRFDPSVFPSSETLESMYSRERDFTKKFAEALYSRLDTYNFIDRLECLDLPAQEIIVSNFASYGIEISLDDFSDEVTATVLRILADKAKIKTPLEDRIDSIHREAAMRRNRDLILARSRGCLSCSAPLEVNAYDVASSSYEIVCLTDEPVKTYRADDFAPLCKTCAEKFELKHSDEDIKRLKLALVKQGKERDANSVLLLPLNLHKEIDELLGQLKELSYEAINRDPSYNVVPLRRKIDDEDLLHRCSDAMSLYKPHIEAVLKQKEEAGQLSFSELCGKAKAASSNLEALGLDETEIFERITKWLVSNTNSKQYVCGILVSFLIQICEVLTPKNQQRRI; translated from the coding sequence GTGAAGTTTTTTGAATTTGCGCATGCAGTTCGGCCACTTGTTCCTGGCAGCCTGAATCGTTCGAACTATTTGCGTGAGCTGGTTTCTATGCTGACAAGCGTTCCTGAATCAGAACTTGGTCATAGATTTGACCCTTCAGTTTTTCCATCCAGTGAGACGCTGGAGTCAATGTACTCTCGAGAAAGAGATTTCACGAAAAAATTTGCTGAGGCTCTGTATTCACGTCTCGATACTTATAACTTCATTGACCGATTAGAGTGCCTTGACCTTCCCGCCCAAGAAATTATCGTTAGCAATTTCGCAAGTTATGGAATTGAAATTTCTCTAGATGACTTTTCTGACGAAGTTACCGCTACAGTTCTAAGGATTTTGGCCGATAAAGCAAAAATAAAGACCCCGTTAGAGGATAGAATTGACTCTATTCATCGCGAGGCCGCAATGCGAAGAAATCGAGATTTGATATTAGCTAGAAGTAGAGGTTGCTTAAGCTGCTCTGCACCTCTTGAGGTGAATGCTTATGATGTGGCTTCTAGCTCATACGAAATCGTTTGTTTGACAGATGAGCCAGTAAAAACTTATCGAGCTGATGATTTTGCTCCGCTTTGTAAAACATGTGCTGAAAAGTTTGAGCTAAAACACAGTGATGAAGACATCAAGCGGTTAAAGCTTGCTCTGGTCAAGCAAGGCAAGGAACGTGACGCTAACTCAGTACTTCTATTGCCACTCAACTTACATAAAGAAATCGACGAACTTTTAGGCCAACTTAAAGAGCTTTCCTATGAGGCTATAAATAGAGACCCAAGCTACAATGTTGTTCCCCTACGTCGAAAAATAGATGACGAGGATTTGCTACACAGGTGTAGCGATGCAATGTCGCTCTACAAGCCCCACATTGAAGCGGTGCTAAAACAGAAAGAAGAAGCAGGACAATTAAGTTTTTCAGAGTTATGCGGGAAAGCGAAGGCCGCATCAAGCAATCTTGAAGCACTAGGGCTAGATGAAACAGAAATTTTTGAAAGAATCACTAAATGGCTTGTGTCTAATACGAACAGTAAACAATATGTCTGCGGAATCCTTGTAAGCTTCCTCATTCAAATTTGCGAAGTATTGACACCAAAAAATCAACAGAGGCGCATATGA
- a CDS encoding DUF2326 domain-containing protein, with amino-acid sequence MLLSIWSPEFKCGDQPRNPILFHPGLNTVEGGAKAENAIGKSTVLSLIDFVYGGRSFIYSDVVQHSEAIGHHTIFFSLRLHGVEYHFSRATDRRGYVDRYEDSGWKNQIETWPLDEYTNFLLQEYGLENRGGSFRELVGRYVRIGEDDLANLDKPLSADPRANDAEGAIALIKLLDFYTDLEVAIKRSIQLQTSYNLIQKTTKLGLFDALKLTKKSEYEDAKQQLISYQRESQALRSQTDLDLFEAKRLSRLQQEGARAELIPLQERATALGARLALIKATLSGEQRFASDKLEEFYRFFPHADRKKLEEIEYFHHRLSEIFEFQLQEQEHALNAQLEELNIAIQQQIMRVHELGESVALDDKVYDENAELAQKIQVLQTQIKNYELKKEREKEKKEAKSELERQLVLVQDFIVRINQGLATTKKIIYRNQKSHPRPAILSMKIKGPSIGYNLDHQGNSSIGNKSMNLLIFDYTLLQITDLPFLVHDSTLIKQVAHEPVGELIQEYVKAKELKSKAGESKQVFFAFDAAHVYGTETAQLIKETRVIGLGENTGALYGRTWGDITVAKGEDE; translated from the coding sequence GTGTTGCTTAGTATCTGGAGTCCCGAGTTTAAGTGCGGGGACCAGCCACGGAATCCAATTCTTTTTCACCCTGGTCTTAACACAGTTGAAGGTGGAGCGAAAGCTGAAAATGCTATCGGTAAGTCAACTGTTTTAAGTCTTATTGACTTTGTGTATGGCGGACGCTCTTTCATCTATTCTGACGTGGTTCAACATTCAGAGGCTATAGGGCATCACACAATCTTCTTTTCTCTACGCTTACACGGTGTTGAATACCATTTTTCTAGAGCTACAGACCGACGGGGTTATGTTGATCGCTATGAAGATTCGGGTTGGAAAAATCAGATTGAAACATGGCCTCTGGATGAATACACAAACTTTTTGCTCCAAGAATATGGATTAGAAAACCGAGGCGGATCTTTTAGAGAGTTAGTTGGCCGTTACGTAAGAATTGGCGAGGATGACCTTGCCAACCTAGATAAGCCCTTATCAGCTGATCCCAGAGCAAATGATGCTGAGGGCGCAATCGCACTCATAAAGCTGTTGGACTTTTACACGGATTTGGAGGTAGCTATAAAACGTAGTATCCAACTACAGACGAGTTATAACCTAATTCAAAAAACCACAAAGCTAGGCCTTTTTGATGCGCTCAAGCTAACCAAAAAATCTGAATACGAGGACGCAAAGCAACAGTTAATTTCCTATCAACGGGAATCCCAAGCACTAAGAAGTCAGACGGATCTAGACCTTTTTGAAGCTAAAAGGCTTAGCAGACTTCAACAAGAAGGCGCACGTGCTGAGCTTATTCCCTTGCAAGAGAGGGCTACAGCATTAGGGGCTCGACTAGCTTTAATCAAGGCCACCTTGTCAGGAGAGCAAAGATTTGCAAGTGATAAATTAGAAGAGTTTTATCGATTCTTCCCGCATGCTGATAGAAAGAAGTTAGAGGAAATCGAGTACTTCCATCACCGTCTTTCCGAGATTTTTGAATTTCAACTGCAAGAACAAGAACATGCGCTAAATGCGCAACTAGAAGAACTGAATATTGCTATTCAGCAACAGATTATGCGCGTTCATGAACTAGGTGAATCTGTAGCGTTAGACGATAAAGTCTATGATGAGAATGCCGAATTAGCTCAAAAAATTCAGGTGTTACAAACTCAAATAAAAAACTACGAACTAAAGAAAGAACGCGAAAAAGAAAAGAAAGAAGCTAAATCAGAACTCGAACGACAGCTTGTTTTGGTTCAAGACTTTATTGTTAGGATTAACCAAGGGCTGGCTACGACGAAAAAAATTATTTATCGTAACCAGAAAAGCCATCCGCGCCCAGCCATTTTATCAATGAAAATTAAAGGACCGAGCATTGGCTACAATCTTGACCACCAAGGAAACAGCAGTATCGGTAACAAGTCCATGAATCTGCTAATTTTTGACTATACGCTGCTACAAATAACAGATTTACCGTTCCTGGTTCACGATTCAACCTTAATCAAACAGGTGGCGCATGAGCCGGTTGGTGAACTCATTCAAGAGTATGTCAAGGCAAAAGAACTGAAATCAAAAGCTGGAGAGTCAAAACAGGTATTTTTTGCCTTCGATGCCGCCCATGTATACGGAACAGAAACAGCTCAGCTTATTAAGGAGACTCGAGTCATCGGACTTGGAGAAAACACTGGGGCACTTTATGGAAGAACATGGGGCGATATTACCGTCGCCAAAGGAGAGGACGAATAA
- a CDS encoding alpha/beta hydrolase: MKHSLIRYLQKSIFHVGNSFEPRKTQTEPYHSEKYLYWPDVNYGSKYPNGYLDIYTQPDARENRHATLFYVHGGGYTWGDKIEGDPNAKGAETQWFFEAFLNAGYNVVSMNYAFAPEYHYPIPIIQMHEAIGYLKEHAGEHGLDMHQVILCGSSAGGQLVGQFAALQTNSDYADEMGIVPVLQSAELKAILLNSALLDNERFGKTDNAVVSWLFAKCGRAYFNCEQLPGNEQVKQSNVITHATDEFPPAFISDGNFGTFTDQARDLARKLEQIGVDTTVNFHERKEVRLPHGFENRKDTYGLDNMEKMLQFMKKHTT, translated from the coding sequence ATGAAGCATTCTCTTATCCGATATTTACAGAAAAGTATATTCCATGTAGGCAATAGCTTTGAACCCCGGAAAACCCAGACAGAGCCTTACCACTCGGAGAAGTACCTGTACTGGCCCGATGTGAACTACGGAAGCAAATATCCCAACGGCTATCTAGATATCTATACCCAGCCGGACGCCAGAGAGAACCGTCATGCAACCTTGTTTTATGTTCATGGTGGCGGCTATACATGGGGCGACAAGATTGAGGGCGACCCCAACGCGAAGGGAGCGGAGACGCAGTGGTTTTTTGAGGCTTTCCTGAATGCAGGATACAACGTAGTATCCATGAACTATGCTTTTGCCCCGGAATACCACTATCCCATTCCGATTATCCAGATGCATGAGGCCATAGGTTACCTGAAGGAGCATGCGGGAGAACACGGCCTAGATATGCACCAAGTTATTCTGTGTGGATCAAGCGCTGGTGGACAGCTGGTGGGGCAGTTCGCCGCTCTTCAGACCAATTCGGACTATGCGGATGAAATGGGGATAGTCCCCGTACTGCAAAGCGCAGAGCTGAAGGCCATACTGCTCAACTCCGCGCTTTTGGATAATGAGCGTTTCGGAAAGACGGATAACGCGGTGGTAAGTTGGCTGTTTGCCAAATGTGGTCGCGCATACTTTAATTGTGAGCAGCTTCCGGGTAACGAGCAAGTCAAGCAATCCAACGTTATTACCCACGCGACAGATGAATTCCCGCCGGCCTTTATATCAGACGGGAATTTTGGGACTTTCACCGATCAAGCCCGCGACCTTGCCCGGAAGTTAGAACAGATTGGCGTAGATACGACGGTAAATTTCCACGAGCGGAAAGAAGTCCGACTGCCACACGGATTTGAAAATCGGAAAGATACATACGGCCTGGATAACATGGAAAAGATGTTGCAATTTATGAAAAAACATACGACTTAA
- a CDS encoding ABC-three component system middle component 7: MRLPNKLYSFEQTSLVYFVPILKQLETEKELVQLYAQFKQELPSVSDFLEVLSLLYALNTIEVDFEKGVIRRVA, from the coding sequence ATGAGACTGCCAAACAAACTATACTCGTTTGAACAAACATCGCTTGTTTACTTTGTTCCGATCCTAAAACAATTAGAAACCGAGAAAGAACTAGTTCAACTGTATGCTCAGTTCAAACAGGAACTTCCATCCGTATCGGATTTTCTTGAAGTTCTTTCTCTACTTTATGCTCTCAATACAATTGAGGTTGATTTTGAGAAAGGAGTGATTAGACGTGTTGCTTAG
- a CDS encoding DNA-binding protein yields the protein MNGYITVQEAAEKWKITPRQVQILCKNNRIVGAARMSRIWIIPEDAEKPTNDKRKDGITNE from the coding sequence ATGAATGGCTACATTACGGTACAAGAAGCTGCTGAAAAATGGAAAATCACCCCTAGGCAGGTTCAAATACTTTGTAAAAACAATCGTATTGTTGGCGCAGCAAGGATGAGTCGTATTTGGATTATTCCTGAAGACGCTGAAAAGCCCACTAACGACAAGAGAAAGGATGGAATCACAAATGAATAA